Below is a window of 'Nostoc azollae' 0708 DNA.
TCCCTGGTTGTTGGTAGTATTCAGCCGTTTTCGTAGTTTAGATACTAACTGGTTGCCATCTCCTCATCATCTTGAACCCATCTATCATACTTTGATTAATTGGGCATTAATGATCATTTCTCTCCCTCTAGAAAATCAGTCCATAGGAATTGCGGTTATTTGTGGATGTTTCATGGTAGTGTTTACAATTTGGGTGGGAATACAAGTTTTTACAAGTTTAAAATTACTGTGGTCAGAAAGTAAAACTCATTTATCTACATTAATTCTTTTGAGTTTTACTTTTTTTGTTTTACTTCAATTTTTAATTATTGCTTATTTACTAGGTAAAGATATTACGCTTGTCCCGCGTTATAGTTTTGTTTACTATCCTGGGTTTTGTGCCCTTTTAGCAGCAAGTTTAGAAAAAATTAGAACGACAAGATTCATTTTTCTAATAGTAGGTATTGTCAGTTGTATTTTTGTTGTTAATAATTTAACTTTTCAAAAACCTTTTCTACCTGACTTAGTTGCCAAAAATATGAATTTAGAACCTGATGTACCCTTGATGTTGGTGATAAAATACGACAGTTATCAAGATGTAGCAGCAGGTTTAAGTTGGGCTTTGGCATTGGAGAAATTAAGATACCATGAAATTCAAAACCAATCAAACTCATTCAATAATGATAGTTTGGCTTTTGTATATAAATCTGCTGATTTATCTTCTCTTACTCACAAGGTTGGTAAATTTTCCCACTTCCATAAATCTCAGTTTCATTTATGGTTTGTAGGCTCAGGAATGAGAAAAAAAGATTACGCTGGCAAGTTAAGAATTGCTGGGCAAATCAATTGTGATATAGAACCTACCCAGCATTATCGTAGTGGTCAATTTCCCTATCAGCTTTATCGTTGTGAAAAGAGGGAATAGGGAACATAGGATAAATATTATCTTTCTTCTGCCTCTTGCTTTTTGCCTTCTTCCACTGATAACTGGTATTTATTCGTCAATTTGCCAAGAGTCTTTGGTAAATTCTTCATCGAGAACTTTCTTAGGACGTAAAATAATGATGATTTTTCCTAATAAAGTGTTTTCTGGTGCTGTTTCAAACCATTGAAAATCAACTTCTCCAGAGTTCTCAAATGCAAAGTAACTAGATGGATCCCATTGTCTTTGGGCCCGATCTATGACGACTATAACTGGTTCTATTTTGGTTTGTGTGGGGTTGGGGAAAATATCACTACTGGCAACAATTACTACTGGATCTTCTGCTGACTGTAACACTTGCCAACCTGGTAAAGCTACCCAAGCTTGTTCTCCGGCAAATTTGACAATGCGAAATGGTTCAACTTCTGTAATTATGGGTACGGAACGTACATGTTTTGGTGTTAATGGCAACTCACCCACTACAGGGACAATTCTGGGTAAGTCTTCGTCTGATTCTAGACGGAAAAAGGGGAGAATTGGGGCTGGACGTTGGGCAATTACGGTAAAATCAGTTAGTAGTTGTTCGATTTGTTTTCTGGCTGTGGGCGAATTAACAAAACGTAACCCCTTAGCAATTAAGCGTGATCGCTCTTGTAAATCGGAGTTTTGTCTGGCTAATTTCCAAGCTTGATAAGCTACTGCATCCCCTGGATGTTCGGTAAAACCTTGTGGTGGTGTGGAGAAGCGAGAAAAATCCTTAATTGCTTTGGCTATCTCCCGCGCTTCGTCTATGTCGAGTTTATGGAGAAAAATCAGGTCTGCGGCTGCGGCTCGATCTTCTTGAGTCAGTAAGCGTAGTTCGTAGAGAATATCACTAGCTCTTGTCCCGTAGTATGCCCTTGTTGCTTCAGATGCGCCACACTTTTCTAAAGCACTGTAAACCTGAGAACCAACAATCACTTGATTCTGTTGGATTGGCTCAAATCCAGTGGCTTCAAAGATATCTTGGGGATTGTAACCATTTTTTTGGAGGAAGCCTATCGCCTTCCCCCATTCTACCCAGTTACCTTGTTTTTGTCTTAACTTGACTAATAATTCTTGTGCTGTATCGTTAACAGTATGATCAGTATCTTGAGAGTTGGATTGTAATTCAGTCATAATTCTGATTTGTAAGCGTCAACTTAATATGGTGATAGTAGTTTTTGCAGTTATGGACTTGGCTGCTGGCATCAGCTTTTAGTCTTTACTCCAGACTCTGATCTCATCTATCAAGGTGTAATTAAAATATGTTACAGCTTAATCTGAGAAGCAAATCTTATTTTAATCTGCTTAATGCCCACACAAAATTAATCCCCAGACAGAAAGGAAAAATCACCAAATCCTATACAAATCTATATATCTAGTCCCGAAATCTACTAATGAGCTTCTATACACCCTACAGCCTATCTCCTATGCCCAGCTTATTGACTTCTGAAGTCAACTGTATGTTGAATCTGTTGAATCACTGACAACAAATATTTTCAACTCAGCCTTGTATGGAATATAACAAAATTGTGAAGATGATATAAAGCAAAATATGAATAACCCTAATGTCGAAGTTGATACAATTAACCGTCCATTAAGTAGCCGCGAACGGAATCAAAAGCTCAAAATCCTCGTAGTTGATGATGAACAAGATAATCTAGATTTGCTGTATCGCACCTTTCGCCGTGATTTTAATGTCCTCAAGGCTGATAGTGGTTCAAATGCGCTGCAACTGTTGGAAGCAGAGGGTGAAGTGGCGGTAATTATCTCTGATCAGCGGATGCCAGAAATGAAAGGAACTGAATTTCTGAGCCGAACTGTACCACAATTTCCCGATACAGTTAGAATTATTCTTACCGGTTTCACTGATATTGAAGATTTGGTAGAGGCTATTAATGCTGGTCAAGTTTTCAAGTACATTACCAAACCGTGGGACTCTGGAGAACTGAAAGAAGTGGTGCAAAGAGCAGCAGCAACCTATGATTTACTGAAGCAACGCACAGAAGAATTGCGCCGTGCTAATTCCCAAATGCACCTTTTGACTGTTTTAGTGGAAGTGACACAAGTTGCTTCTAGTTTAGAAGCAACTCTAATTCCTATCGCTAAAGCCTTTAGTGAAACTTTTACTGCCGATAGCTGTATTGTACAACTTATAGAAGGAAATACTCTGACGGAAACCCAAGGTGCTTACAGTGATAAAGGAGTAGTTGACAATTGGCTCTCCCAAGATCCACTAGCCAAAAACGCGATCGCCACTGGCCAAATCCAATCATCTCTCAATATACCTAAAGACCCTAATCTCAACAGTCTTACTCACTACCAAGCAGCTGGTGTGGAAGCACATTTAATTATCCCCATTATTTATCGACAGCAAATGTTGGGAGTGTTATCGCTACAGTGGCAAGAACCTTGTTATTTAAGAGCAGATGAACTTAAACTCATACATCTATCAGTAGAATTAATAGCAATCGCCTTATCGAGTAGTTATAGGGGTCTAGAGGTGTAGGGGGAAAAAATCTAACGACTAATGACTAATGACTAACGAAATTCCTGACATTTTCATTCGTGACATTTTCAACCGTATTGCTCCCGTATATGACCAATTAAACGACCGGTTAAGTTTGGGACAACACCGGATATGGAAAGAAATGACTGTAAAATGGAGTGCAGCTAAACCAGGAGATACTTGCTTGGATTTGTGTTGTGGTAGTGGTGATTTAACTTTTAGACTGGCGCGATATGTAGGAGTGAACGGAAAAGTATATGGTATGGACTTTTCTTGTAACTTACTGGAAACTGCTAAACAGCGTTGCCAAATATATTACCCCCAACCAGCTATAGACTGGATAGAAGCTGATGTGCTAAACCTGCCCTTTGACAACAATCAATTTGATGCGATCACCATGGGCTATGGGTTGAGAAATGTTAAAGATATACCTCGTAGTCTTCAAGAAATACATCGTGTCCTCAAACCTGGTGGGAAAGCAGCAATATTAGACTTTCATCGCCCTGATAATGGCATATTTCGGGCTTTTCAGAAGTGGTATTTAGATAACCTGGTTGTTCCCCTAGCAACTAATTTGGGTGTCAAGGAAGAATATGCTTATATTAGTTCCAGCTTAGACCACTTCCCCACAGGTAGACAGCAAGTAGAAATAGCGCGTCAAGCGGGTTTTACTAACGCCACACACTATCCCATCTCTAACGGTATGATGGGAGTGTTGGTAATTGGTAATGGGTAATGGGTAATTGGTAATGGGTAATTGGTAATGGGTAATTGGTAATGGGTAATTGGTAATTAGTAAAAGTATTTCCTTTGTCCCCAGTCCTTTGTCCCCAGCCCTTTGTCCCCAGTCCTTTGTCCCCAGTCCTTTGTCCCCAGTCCTTTGTCCCCAGTCCTTTGTCCCCAGTCCTTTGTCCCCAGTCCTTTGTCCCCAGTCCTTTGTCCCCAGTCCTTTGTCCCCAGTCCTTTGTCCCCAGTCCTTTGTCCCCAGTCCTTTTTTCCTAATCCAAAATACTGTGGATTGGTCTCATCTTTGGCTTTATATATCACCCCCAATTCTGGGTGGAGTTATTGGCTATTTCACAAATGATATAGCCATAAAAATGCTATTTCGCCCTTATCGACCTATCTATATTCTTGGCCGAAGAGTGCCTTTTACTCCTGGATTGATACCTGCTAATCAGGAGCGTTTGGCGAAAAATATTTCTAATACCATTATGGGATCGTTGTTAACGCCAGAGGAATTACAAAAGCTGGCGCGGCGACTCCTACAAACAGAAAGAGTACAAGGCGCGATTTCTTGGTTATTACAGTTAGCAGTTGAACAAATTCAAGGTGATAAAAATCAGAAAAGTATCAAAATTGTGGCAGGAATTTTACGGGATTTGTTGGGAGAATCCTTACCTCGATTACTGAAGGTTTTGGCTCGTCAAGAGAATTTTTTAGAAGCGCAAATTAACCAGATTTTTGACCAAATATTACTGGAATCTCAACTGAGTGAAGAACAATCTACACGCTTGGCTGATTGGTTGTTACAAGTAGTTTTACCACCGGATGCGTTAAGACAAGCAATAGTTGACTTTTTAACAGACCGCACAATTCAAACTATTGATGATAGCTTTCGAGAAAAAACTAGTGGTACTTACTGGGTAGTAGCAAATCTGTTTGGTTTACGTAATACTCTGACTCGATTAAGGACATTTTGTTTAGATGAAAAAGAGGCTACTAATAAGCGATTGCAAGAATTAATTCAAGATTTGCAAATGCGCGATCGCCTCAAAAAATTACTACAGGATTTATCTTTACAAAACTTACCAGTTGCTACAGTCCGTCAACTTAGAAAAACCAGCAGGGAAAGTGTTCATTATTACCTCCAAAATAGTGGTAGCACTTTGTTAGAGGAATTAACGGAATCAGCAGACTGGAAAAATATTGCTAGTTTGTTATTAAAGCGTCTTGGTAATTCATCTGTTATTGGTACTTCTTTGGAAGTAGTGTCTAAAGAATTAGCTTTAATTTTAGAACGGTATTTGGAAAAAGATTTAGAAGTAATTGTCGCACAAGTAATTCCTATTTTGTCTATAGATCAAGTGATTATTGATCGTGTAAAAGCAACTTCTCCTGCTGATTTAGAAGCCGGAATTGAAGGAATTGTTAAAAATGAATTACAAGCAATTGTGACTTTAGGTGGAATTTTGGGTTTTGTTGTCGGGTTGTTACAAGTAGGTTTTCTATTTTTGAGTCGATATTAATTGTTGATAGAATGTTTTACTTGCAATATGCACATAAACCATCTATCAACTTTCTAACTCTGTCACCTGTCACCTACTAAGTAAGTGGGGGTTAAACATTGTCGTTATGACAAGGCAAGAGGTGAACCAGCGCGGTATTGGGGAGCCACTGCGGTGGAAGGTTTTCCCGGCATAAAGCAAGTGGCCTGGTTTCCCCCATGTAGGGGCTTCGCCTTCCCCCAGGGTGCGACTGGAGAACCAGAAAGGCAATAGGGAAGAGGTTTTCGGGCTAAATTACATTTTTTTACATACTTTTGTTTTTTCACGTCGTTCTACTTAACATTTCAAAAATGTCCCGGCCAAGGTGAGGTGGGAGCATCAGCATCAACTGTCGATAAATGATCTGTAGAATAGTCTTGTGCTAAACCTATATTTACATCTTCATAAACCACTAACTTATTCAGATCCTCTAAGACTTGGGATGCAGAATTATATCGCTGTTGATGATCATCCAAAACCATTTTATTAATAATTGCTGCTAATTCCTCGCTTACTATTGCTTTGTCAAGCCATTTTACTTCTCCATCCGTATCTCTTTCTAATTCATGAGGAGATATACCAGTTAAGGCTTTAATGCCAATCATTCCTACAGCATAAATATCACTATTATATTTAGGACGACCGAAACATTGCTCATTAGGGGCATAACCTCTTGTCCCAATGCCGATGGTGAAAGCAGTTGAATCAAAACTTTCGGTGATTTGGGTGCTAACTTCTTTAACAGCACCAAAGTCAATTAATACTAGTTTCCAATCTGAGTGACGACGGATAATATTGTTAGGTTTAATATCTCGGTGGATTACACCATTCTCATGGACAAATGTTAATATTTGCAATAGTTCTTTTAACAGCGAGATTGTTAAATTTTCTATGATACACTTACCTGAGATTAGTTCCTGATTTAAAGGATGTCCAATTATATACTCTTGGATTAAATAAAATTCTTCGTCTTCCTCAAAATATGCTAAAAGCTGAGGAATTTGGTTATGTGTTCCCAACTTTTCCAAAGTATTCGCTTCTGCACCAAATAAACGCCTAGCAAGTGCTAAATCTTCTGATCTTGTCGTGGCTGGTTTTAGTTGCTTGACAACGCATTGAGGATTACCAGGATATTGTATATCTTCTGCAATGTAAGTTTCACTAAATCCTCCTGCACCAAGCACTTTGATAATTTTGTATCGTCCGGCTAAAATTTTACCGTTCAATGCTAAATCCCTTTGTTGTATTAGGTCTTGCAGGTCATCTTGTTAATTAATAATTTCCTGAACCACAGGAGAAGATTTATATTTCTGAAAAATTAGTAATAAGTTATGTTTGTGGATTTTTTCCCTAGCTACTTCAGTGCCTAAATATAGAGAGTCCAGTTAAGGCGATGGCTATGATTGGTATTGTAGTGGGAAACATTAATTTACCATAAATAAAGCTGGTATAGCTAATTCCTCCCCACACACCAGCTAAGGCAATACTTAATAAGAATCGCCGGATACCCTGTTTTCTTCTCGTTACTACCATAGATGAACCACTTACCAACAGCAGTACAAATAAACCTCTCCATAATGGACTTCTAATGGCTGTGGCAATGGATTTATTGGCCATTAAGGTTGGGACCCATTGGCATAAATTTCTACACCAGCCATGCTGTTACGTGGTGAAACAGCCACTCGATGATCATCATAGCTTAATTTCGCTGTAGCGCTAATTAGCGCGATCTTATTTTGCAAAAACTGTCCTTGTTGCAAATAATTATTCCAGTTTTCTGGCTCAAACAGATACCACAAAGGAATTGTCCTGAATGTCTCCCCATTTCCCCAAAAATAAATGTGATCGCCCCTGGGTTGGGAATAATTCACTTGTGCTGCTGCTAAAAGAGCTTCCTCAAAAGAGGGCATTTTTGAGTTAAAAACAGTGCTTGGCTTTCACAAGGGTGAAAATTCACTGGATAAGCGATGAATTTTACCGTCTAACTCCAGGGGAAAATTGACTGCACCTATTGACACCACCCCAAAACGAAAAATAGGCTGTGGTTGGGTCAATGGCTGAAATGAAACTTGATGTGTCGTAAAATTTTTATATACTGCCGATAAGGTAACTTTCCTACCATATTTATTTTCGCAATACTGCCTGTAATTGCCGATCATCAGCTTCACTATAGATACTTGGTTGATCAAAAACTATATCTAAGTCCACTGAACGGGCACCAGCATTAATCAACTTAGTGATCACCTGATCATAAGCTGCACGTTAATAAGGAAAAGATTGTATTGGTTTTAAATAGGCATACTGTTGAGGATAGGTCTTATAATACTCTTCAGGAATGGAGATAGATTGATCATCAATCGCCAAAATCACAATATCCTGTGGAGCTACTACCGTTCCACGCATTTGAAAAAAAAAGGTAGTCACAGCTTGATTTTCTAGCAATTGCACCCTACTTCCATTAGCCGCACTGAGTATTCCTGCCAAAAATGCAGAAATTCCAGTAAGTAGATGACCAAAACGCACTATCAGTTTAGACTGGTGTAATGGTGTTGTTAAACTCCCCTTTGTTAACTTACTTAACTGCCTCTTGGCAGCGGAGAGTGATTCGTCGGCTAAGGTGGGTGTAGTGTAGGTTCTTCTGCCATATTGAGTTACTCGTTAATTTCAGTACAACACGGTTATTTGTTTACAAGTTGTTTTTTAGGCAACATTCTAAATAGCAATCAAACTTAAATGAGAATCTTATACATTTATGATGTATGTTTCAATTATTACCAAAATGATGTCAGTATATTTGCCTTTCAGGATTTCCTATACAAATACAGTCGAACTTTCTATCTCACGCAATATCTATCTGTAATTCTTGCACACATATTATCTAGAGGCTCTTCACCCAAGCATTTGACGGAAAACATGGTGTGGGGTGTAGGGTTGTAGGGAAAGATAGTTTGTCCCACACCCTAAAAGGTACAAGCCTATCAATAGTATTGATGGAGAAGATAAAAATGTAGCTCCAGATCTGCAGTACTAGAAATACAAATTCCTAATTTGAAACCTTTGATTTTAATTATGGGGTTCCCTACACCCTACACCCCTTTCATTAAGGTGAGTTTATTTCCTCAGTTCAGTAGTATCGCTTATACCACTCTTTGCTATCAAAAGTAAGATTAATTTTTCCCATCTCTCCTACTCCTTGGTAAAAAGCTCCCCACACTCCTCATGACCACAACTAAATGTTATAACCAGTAACTTAGCTCTTGAATGGGTATCAGTATGGATCTTACCGCCAGCCTATACCATACCTCTTTAGGAGTAAACTTGACTGATATACAGATCAGAGTCCTGTTACTAAGTCAATTTTATTGGTAGATTTTGATCACAGCGGATTTGGGAAAGATTTGGAGGTTAATAACTAGCTAATTATTTAATCACCATTACTAACTATATCTAGCTAATGCTAAATAGCGTCAGATAGTGGGATAATCACAAGTATCAGTTTTACCAAAAATTGCACAGTCAAATTATCATGATGCTCATCTGGGTAATAACCGAACTTAAATTGAATCACCAACAGCGCACGGCGTTAGCCAAAAAAGCAGACCAAGCCAAAGTTACAAGTATCACAAATTTAATTTTTTAGCCAATTTTATGCTTTGACAGAGGTAAGATAAAAGCTATACATGAAAACAACATGAAAACAACCCTATAGACATTAGCAACCTTGCCAATTAAGAATTGCTATAATCTATTGTTCAATCTTACATTCTTATCTATTATTTAGGTGTAAATTTCTATGGGTTCTATGATGAATCGTCTGTCTATTTTTGTAGACGGAAACAATATGTTCTATGCTCAACAAAAAAATGGCTGGTTTTTCGACCCACGACGAGTATTAGAATATTTCAAAAATGAGCAGCCAGAGACAACATTAATTAATGCTTTTTGGTACACAGGCTTAAAAGATCCACAAGATCAGCGCGGTTTTAGAGATGCACTCATTAGTTTAGGATATACAGTACGCACTAAAATTCTCAAAGAATACTATGATGATGTCTCTGGTCGTTACTCGCAAAAAGCAAATTTAGATATTGAAATTGTTGTCGATATGTTTAATACGGTAGACCAATACGACCGAGTTGTTTTATTCAGCGGTGATGGAGATTTTGAGAGAGCGATCGAACTATTACGTTCAAAGAATACGCATATTACAGTTGTATCAACAGAAGGAATGATAGCCAGGGAGTTACGTAATGCTACTGATAGATATATAGACTTGAATGATATTAGAGACCAAATAGAGAAAACCGAAGCTTAGTAAAATTAACAACTATTTACAAAGCCAAGAGTTAAATTAAGGAACTCTTAACAGGGAACAGTAAAAAGGTTGATAACTGAATAACTGTTAAAAAATAAAGTTCAAGGTATTCTTCGTCCATAATCTCAAGCTAAAACAACCAAGAAGAATGAGCAATCAAGCAGACAGAATTATCATATTTGATACGACACTGCGAGATGGAGAACAGTGTCCAGGTGCGACTTTAAACATAGATGAAAAGCTAATTATTGCTAAACAGTTAGCGCGTTTGGGTGTAGATATAATTGAAGCAGGATTTGCCGTTGCTAGTCCAGGTGATTTTGAAGCAGTCCACAAAATTGCCCAAACAGTAGGAACGGAAAATGGACCGGTAATTTGTAGTTTGGCCAGAGCTAGACATGATGATATCAAAGCCGCAGCAGAAGCGATCAAACCGGCTGCTAAGGGCAGAATTCATACTTTTATTGCTACTTCTGATATTCACCTGCAATATAAGCTAAAAAAAACCAAACCAGAAGTGATCTCTATTACTGAAGAAATGGTAGCTTATGCCAAAAGTTTCACTGATGATGTGGAATTTTCTCCTGAAGATGCTGGACGGTCTGATCCAGAATTTTTGTATCAGGTTTTGGAGAGAGCGATCACAGCTGGTGCAACAACAGTTAACATTCCTGATACGGTAGGTTACACTACACCAAGTGAATTTGGGGCTATTATCAAAGGCATTACAGAAAATGTCCCCAACATCGACAAAGCTATTATTTCCGTTCACGGTCATAATGATTTGGGTTTAGCTGTTGCCAACTTCTTAGAAGCTGTGAAAATTGGCGCAAGGCAACTAGAATGTACCATCAATGGTATTGGTGAACGGGCAGGAAATGCTGCACTCGAAGAATTAGTAATGGCACTGCACGTGCGGCGGCAATATTTTAACCCCTTCTTTGGTAGACCTGCTGACTCCCAAGAATCATTAACTAATATTGATACCAAGCAAATTTATAAAACTTCACGTTTGGTTTCCAACTTGACGGGAATGTTAGTGCAACCAAATAAAGCGATCGTTGGTGCAAATGCCTTTGCACACGAGTCAGGTATTCATCAAGATGGAGTTTTGAAAAACAAACTCACCTATGAGATTATGGATGCCCAATTGATTGGTTTAACAGACAATCAAATCGTATTGGGCAAACATTCTGGTCGAAATGCATTCCGTACTCGGTTAAGGGAATTGAGCTTTGAGTTGTCGGACAAAGACCTCAATAAAGCCTTTATTCGTTTTAAAGAAGTAGCGGATAAAAAAAAAGAAATCTCAGATTGGGATTTAGAGGCGATAGTTAACGACGAAATCCAACAAGCACCTGATTTATTCCGAGTTGAATTAGTACAGGTTTCCTGCGGTAGTAATACCCAACCCACAGCTACAGTCACTCTCCGCACTCCCAACGGGGAAGAATTGACCGATGCGGCTATTGGTACAGGTCCAATCGATGCAGTTTATAAAGCCATCAACCGAGTCGTGAATGTACCTAATGAATTGATTGAGTTTTCTGTGCAATCAGTGACAGGTGGTATTGATGCGCTTGGCGAAGTCACGATTCGCTTAAGTTATGAGTCTTGTGTATTTTCTGGTCATGCAGCCAATACAGATATTATTGTGGCCTCGGCTCAGGCTTATGTAAATGCACTAAATAGATTATATGCTGCATTGCAACAGCAAGTGAAAGAAGAAGTAACAGCTTGACGATCTCAGCTAGTCTGGCTTTAATAGTAGTAAAAAACAATATTTTTAGCTCATTTGCCAAGGCTAGAAGGAGTAACAATGCCGCCTAATCAGCGGTATTCGCCTTTTTATAGGCTTCATATTTATTTTGTAGGTTTCGCTGCCGATGTGCTTGGGTAACTAAATAAGCTGTCCACAAAAGTACATAAGTACATATCATTCACGGTTAGCTAAGATTACAAGGTATTCTTCAGCTTCTAGCCACAGATAAATGCGTTTTTCCCCTTTTCTGTCATTTTCCCAGAGTTTTATAGCGGGATATTCAGCATTTTCAATTATAGGTCGTAGCCAACAGATGCGTTCAGAACTGCGAAAATCAGGAATGCGTTACTTTTCCTGGCTACCTTGTGAGGTCACGTGCCAGAAAGTTGCTTCTTTATCTTGAAATAAAGGATAAATAAGGATGACGTTTAAGGCTAAATCGTATACCTTAAAACGTAGGCTTGCTATCAATCAAATCTTCTTTGAAAATGGTGTAAACTACCTCTCGGTAAGCTTCCCAATTACCACCGTAATCATTAAATCAAAGCAGAGGTGGCAGCCAAATCGGCCGTTTCATGCTAAACCCTCCGCAGGTTGCCAGCACAAAAGATTTACCTTATTTTCTAAATAGAGTGTAGTTTTAGTTAGGCTATAGCCGGAACGCTCTCGCATTCCCTCAACTAAAGCACTTTTAGCTGCATTGCTAGAAAATCCTCGGTTGATATAGGAAATAGTTCCAATTCAAAGGTCTGCAAGTTGCAAGATTTCGACTTCGTGAGAACGCACAGACAGTTTGAAGCTTTTCAATTATCTGGGGTGAAAACTGAAGGAGGTTGTTAGAAAGTACATCATGTAATTTTACAACTTTTTTTACTCATTGTGTATATTTAACATCCAAATACATTCTATAATGTGCTTGTGGACTGAGAATTAGCTTGAGCAAAGTAAAATACATTTTATAATACCAATCATGATGAGTTCGATTGTCAACCTCATGTTGTAGTTGGAATTTATCTGGTACAATAAAACCTCGAGAAT
It encodes the following:
- a CDS encoding glycosyltransferase family 39 protein, with the translated sequence MLNRKLYLHYLGLTGVITLGAILRFWHLDLKPLWLDEIITAIFSLGKSYRDLPLYVVFPLHQLQEIFTFQPGVTCSQIAENLARYSTHPPLFFCGMYSWLGWLNPLGTDWVTKLRSLSVLFGVAAIMAIYGVNSIAFYPASGIIAALFMALSPFAVYLSQEARHYTLPMLLIILSLFLLIKIQQDIFTRQHVRFGVWLLWSILNSLGLYIHYFFSIAFSAEIATLSLIIYYGRTTIINLRQICLYLTISTCGVIISYIPWLLVVFSRFRSLDTNWLPSPHHLEPIYHTLINWALMIISLPLENQSIGIAVICGCFMVVFTIWVGIQVFTSLKLLWSESKTHLSTLILLSFTFFVLLQFLIIAYLLGKDITLVPRYSFVYYPGFCALLAASLEKIRTTRFIFLIVGIVSCIFVVNNLTFQKPFLPDLVAKNMNLEPDVPLMLVIKYDSYQDVAAGLSWALALEKLRYHEIQNQSNSFNNDSLAFVYKSADLSSLTHKVGKFSHFHKSQFHLWFVGSGMRKKDYAGKLRIAGQINCDIEPTQHYRSGQFPYQLYRCEKRE
- a CDS encoding RuBisCO accumulation factor 1; the protein is MTELQSNSQDTDHTVNDTAQELLVKLRQKQGNWVEWGKAIGFLQKNGYNPQDIFEATGFEPIQQNQVIVGSQVYSALEKCGASEATRAYYGTRASDILYELRLLTQEDRAAAADLIFLHKLDIDEAREIAKAIKDFSRFSTPPQGFTEHPGDAVAYQAWKLARQNSDLQERSRLIAKGLRFVNSPTARKQIEQLLTDFTVIAQRPAPILPFFRLESDEDLPRIVPVVGELPLTPKHVRSVPIITEVEPFRIVKFAGEQAWVALPGWQVLQSAEDPVVIVASSDIFPNPTQTKIEPVIVVIDRAQRQWDPSSYFAFENSGEVDFQWFETAPENTLLGKIIIILRPKKVLDEEFTKDSWQIDE
- a CDS encoding response regulator; the protein is MNNPNVEVDTINRPLSSRERNQKLKILVVDDEQDNLDLLYRTFRRDFNVLKADSGSNALQLLEAEGEVAVIISDQRMPEMKGTEFLSRTVPQFPDTVRIILTGFTDIEDLVEAINAGQVFKYITKPWDSGELKEVVQRAAATYDLLKQRTEELRRANSQMHLLTVLVEVTQVASSLEATLIPIAKAFSETFTADSCIVQLIEGNTLTETQGAYSDKGVVDNWLSQDPLAKNAIATGQIQSSLNIPKDPNLNSLTHYQAAGVEAHLIIPIIYRQQMLGVLSLQWQEPCYLRADELKLIHLSVELIAIALSSSYRGLEV
- the ubiE gene encoding bifunctional demethylmenaquinone methyltransferase/2-methoxy-6-polyprenyl-1,4-benzoquinol methylase UbiE, encoding MTNEIPDIFIRDIFNRIAPVYDQLNDRLSLGQHRIWKEMTVKWSAAKPGDTCLDLCCGSGDLTFRLARYVGVNGKVYGMDFSCNLLETAKQRCQIYYPQPAIDWIEADVLNLPFDNNQFDAITMGYGLRNVKDIPRSLQEIHRVLKPGGKAAILDFHRPDNGIFRAFQKWYLDNLVVPLATNLGVKEEYAYISSSLDHFPTGRQQVEIARQAGFTNATHYPISNGMMGVLVIGNG
- a CDS encoding DUF445 domain-containing protein, whose protein sequence is MDWSHLWLYISPPILGGVIGYFTNDIAIKMLFRPYRPIYILGRRVPFTPGLIPANQERLAKNISNTIMGSLLTPEELQKLARRLLQTERVQGAISWLLQLAVEQIQGDKNQKSIKIVAGILRDLLGESLPRLLKVLARQENFLEAQINQIFDQILLESQLSEEQSTRLADWLLQVVLPPDALRQAIVDFLTDRTIQTIDDSFREKTSGTYWVVANLFGLRNTLTRLRTFCLDEKEATNKRLQELIQDLQMRDRLKKLLQDLSLQNLPVATVRQLRKTSRESVHYYLQNSGSTLLEELTESADWKNIASLLLKRLGNSSVIGTSLEVVSKELALILERYLEKDLEVIVAQVIPILSIDQVIIDRVKATSPADLEAGIEGIVKNELQAIVTLGGILGFVVGLLQVGFLFLSRY
- a CDS encoding NYN domain-containing protein, which encodes MGSMMNRLSIFVDGNNMFYAQQKNGWFFDPRRVLEYFKNEQPETTLINAFWYTGLKDPQDQRGFRDALISLGYTVRTKILKEYYDDVSGRYSQKANLDIEIVVDMFNTVDQYDRVVLFSGDGDFERAIELLRSKNTHITVVSTEGMIARELRNATDRYIDLNDIRDQIEKTEA
- a CDS encoding 2-isopropylmalate synthase, which codes for MSNQADRIIIFDTTLRDGEQCPGATLNIDEKLIIAKQLARLGVDIIEAGFAVASPGDFEAVHKIAQTVGTENGPVICSLARARHDDIKAAAEAIKPAAKGRIHTFIATSDIHLQYKLKKTKPEVISITEEMVAYAKSFTDDVEFSPEDAGRSDPEFLYQVLERAITAGATTVNIPDTVGYTTPSEFGAIIKGITENVPNIDKAIISVHGHNDLGLAVANFLEAVKIGARQLECTINGIGERAGNAALEELVMALHVRRQYFNPFFGRPADSQESLTNIDTKQIYKTSRLVSNLTGMLVQPNKAIVGANAFAHESGIHQDGVLKNKLTYEIMDAQLIGLTDNQIVLGKHSGRNAFRTRLRELSFELSDKDLNKAFIRFKEVADKKKEISDWDLEAIVNDEIQQAPDLFRVELVQVSCGSNTQPTATVTLRTPNGEELTDAAIGTGPIDAVYKAINRVVNVPNELIEFSVQSVTGGIDALGEVTIRLSYESCVFSGHAANTDIIVASAQAYVNALNRLYAALQQQVKEEVTA